From a region of the Streptomyces venezuelae genome:
- the ectB gene encoding diaminobutyrate--2-oxoglutarate transaminase produces the protein MSIFDQHESNVRSYSRRWPVVFSRATGSHLHTEDGGRWLDFFAGAGSLNYGHNNPVLKQALLDYVAADGVIHALDMFTTARHDLLETLVEVVLRPRGMDHKVIFPGPGGANAVEAALKLARTVTGRTGIVHFTNSFHGATLGALAVTGNPAHRRYAGVPLTGATPVPFDGQDGHPTPEYLARLLDNPGSGLDLPAAVIVETVQAEGGVNVASNEWLRALADLCRQHEILLIVDDIQAGCGRTGGFFSFEDAGIVPDIICLSKSIGGYGLPLALTLVRPELDVWKPGAHSGTFRGVNPAFVTATKALSTYWRDDVLEKSTRVRGEWVGNALADIAGAHPGAGLSTRGRGLMQGLVVGAGLADAVADEAFTRGLLVETAGPRDEVVKLLPPLTATDAELAEGIEILEQSVRVVLERAA, from the coding sequence GCGGTCCTACAGCAGGCGTTGGCCGGTCGTCTTCTCCCGCGCCACGGGCAGCCACCTGCACACCGAGGACGGCGGGCGCTGGCTCGACTTCTTCGCCGGCGCCGGCTCGCTGAACTACGGGCACAACAACCCCGTGCTCAAGCAGGCGCTGCTGGACTACGTGGCCGCGGACGGGGTCATCCACGCCCTCGACATGTTCACCACCGCACGGCACGACCTGCTGGAGACGCTGGTCGAGGTGGTGCTCCGGCCGCGCGGCATGGACCACAAGGTGATCTTCCCGGGACCCGGCGGCGCCAACGCCGTCGAGGCGGCCCTGAAGCTGGCCCGTACGGTCACCGGCCGCACCGGGATCGTGCACTTCACCAACTCCTTCCACGGCGCGACGCTCGGCGCGCTCGCGGTCACGGGCAACCCCGCGCACCGCCGCTACGCCGGCGTGCCGCTCACCGGCGCGACCCCGGTGCCGTTCGACGGACAGGACGGACACCCCACTCCGGAGTACCTGGCCCGGCTCCTGGACAACCCGGGCAGCGGGCTCGACCTGCCGGCCGCGGTGATCGTGGAGACGGTGCAGGCCGAGGGCGGCGTGAACGTGGCGAGCAACGAGTGGCTCCGTGCGCTCGCCGATCTGTGCCGACAGCACGAGATCCTGCTGATCGTCGACGACATCCAGGCGGGCTGCGGCCGGACCGGCGGCTTCTTCAGCTTCGAGGACGCGGGCATCGTGCCGGACATCATCTGCCTCTCGAAGTCGATCGGCGGATACGGGCTGCCGCTCGCGCTGACCCTGGTCCGGCCGGAGCTGGACGTGTGGAAGCCGGGAGCCCACAGCGGCACGTTCCGCGGCGTGAACCCGGCGTTCGTCACGGCGACGAAGGCGCTCTCGACGTACTGGCGCGACGACGTGCTGGAGAAGTCCACGCGTGTGCGGGGCGAGTGGGTCGGCAACGCGCTGGCGGACATCGCCGGTGCCCACCCCGGCGCCGGTCTGTCGACCCGCGGCCGCGGCCTCATGCAGGGCCTGGTGGTCGGCGCGGGACTGGCCGACGCGGTGGCCGACGAGGCGTTCACGCGGGGTCTGCTGGTGGAGACCGCAGGTCCCAGGGACGAGGTCGTCAAGCTGCTGCCGCCGCTGACGGCCACCGACGCGGAACTGGCCGAGGGGATCGAGATCCTCGAACAGTCGGTACGCGTGGTGCTCGAACGCGCCGCATAG